A region of Rhodoferax potami DNA encodes the following proteins:
- a CDS encoding glycine zipper 2TM domain-containing protein: MKNTSTSLRSTAVVLALMVLSGCAGMTTREKNTAVGAVIGGVAGNVIGGGVLGTAAGAAAGGVIGHQSSKK, translated from the coding sequence ATGAAAAATACATCCACTTCCCTCCGTAGCACCGCAGTCGTGTTGGCCCTCATGGTTTTGAGCGGCTGCGCCGGTATGACTACCCGTGAGAAGAACACCGCCGTTGGCGCGGTGATTGGTGGCGTCGCAGGCAACGTAATCGGTGGCGGTGTGCTGGGTACCGCAGCAGGTGCAGCCGCAGGTGGCGTGATCGGCCACCAATCCAGCAAGAAATAA
- a CDS encoding dihydrofolate reductase, translated as MPRLHLIYARAANGVIGANGTLPWHLPEDLAHFKRTTLGCPVIMGRKTWDSLPPKFRPLPGRANIVVTRQPDWNETGAQRASDMREALQICEQSADVWVIGGAQLYTLAEPLATTAVVTEIEQDFVGDAYAPHLGEAWLETARERHTAASGLGFSLVTYTRR; from the coding sequence ATGCCCCGCCTTCACTTGATTTACGCGCGTGCTGCCAACGGCGTGATCGGCGCAAACGGCACCCTGCCCTGGCATTTGCCCGAGGACTTGGCCCACTTCAAGCGGACCACGCTGGGCTGCCCGGTGATCATGGGGCGCAAGACCTGGGACTCGCTGCCCCCGAAGTTCCGCCCACTGCCCGGCCGTGCCAACATCGTTGTCACCCGCCAGCCGGATTGGAATGAAACTGGTGCCCAGCGCGCGTCTGACATGCGCGAGGCGCTACAAATTTGTGAGCAATCTGCAGACGTTTGGGTGATTGGCGGTGCACAGCTCTATACCTTGGCCGAGCCACTGGCCACCACCGCAGTGGTGACTGAGATTGAGCAAGACTTTGTGGGGGACGCTTACGCACCCCACTTGGGTGAGGCGTGGCTGGAAACCGCCCGCGAGCGCCATACGGCAGCTAGCGGGCTGGGGTTCAGCCTAGTGACCTACACCCGCCGCTAA
- a CDS encoding ParA family protein yields MKEHNTLTDRLLTWLDIERLLKQRTALWSRLPTGILSVDCFFTGMEIRLTSEASQKIDLWLESIFGRAYSPESKSIQLRIGNASYPIELHVEAESEVLELGRSYPLWRDVTYIAVDKNDESNSGEDAISATPLTLSSAALKPTRFTGGPDLVSFHSFKGGVGRTTALMTYVSACLGNKSPGAKKILVVDADLEAPGVSFWLDEANQPNVSFVQFLEALHYPPAGLEASLDFFAEELRKTSLSLGSLQRELFVLPAALDLAEIQDMPVVPEHLARDPINPWKLSDHLHALGKRLGADVVFIDLRAGLSELASPILFDPRIDHFFVTTVAPQSVLGMAEVLRRLYANNQLLPDDWQDAARPTVVLSLLTKELRDAGLYEKALKTLGAAYPTEDPLTPSVQWLEAEFLSTLMSIGSLREAIENLPQSQRLFSSATDWAHALYAQNPLEGSQLSATDTSEVLARQKSAEQLFEVCKAAEFAEGNQASSILSTEPLLNLGKHFAHALPNVLMIGAKGAGKTFTFRQVVLAGSWRNFLGKLGFDPTNTGDASIFPALWSDNITDKPSGEIKTAQSRAVESIGGDKKSLLSGNELRKHIEAALQDPPKYWDDFWDELIAAQFGFPHGSLKDVNEAFISKSVRTVLVFDGIEDVFSDADVYPAGDAIQALLRLPNRIDELANPHLGALVFVRIDYVQSTIRQNTGQWLQRFQPFRLHWNAESFLRLAYMLSSQAGLHSSTRSPESLHLEELKLELELLWGKKLGNEKSKEAHSARWVYAALCDLKGNVQARDLVRFLKFAADEEVKRTGPTAPKRVLAPESMRKAVPRCSEEKVTEAKAEIASLRRWSELMTEKNIRNLKVPFSASLAGLDAGTLSTLQEIGVIYEDLDGKLGDERLFLPEIYRYGLGFETSAAGRPRMQALLKKNIGVIPL; encoded by the coding sequence ATGAAAGAGCACAACACATTGACCGATCGATTGCTGACTTGGCTGGATATAGAACGGTTGTTAAAACAACGCACAGCACTATGGTCCAGATTGCCCACTGGCATTCTCAGCGTGGATTGCTTTTTCACAGGAATGGAAATCCGGCTTACATCAGAAGCAAGTCAAAAAATAGACCTATGGCTAGAGAGTATTTTTGGGCGCGCATATTCGCCAGAGTCAAAGTCCATACAGCTACGTATTGGGAACGCAAGCTACCCTATCGAATTACATGTGGAAGCAGAATCTGAAGTACTGGAATTGGGCAGAAGCTATCCGCTTTGGCGCGATGTGACGTATATTGCCGTTGATAAAAATGATGAATCAAATAGCGGCGAAGATGCCATATCGGCTACTCCACTAACATTAAGCAGCGCCGCATTAAAACCGACTCGGTTTACTGGGGGCCCCGACTTGGTTTCATTTCACTCGTTTAAAGGCGGTGTGGGACGTACTACGGCGTTAATGACCTATGTATCAGCCTGTTTGGGTAACAAAAGCCCGGGTGCCAAGAAAATTTTAGTAGTTGACGCTGACTTGGAGGCTCCGGGTGTCAGTTTTTGGCTTGATGAAGCGAACCAGCCGAATGTGTCTTTCGTGCAGTTTCTCGAAGCTTTGCATTACCCACCGGCAGGACTGGAGGCCAGTCTAGATTTCTTTGCGGAAGAGTTACGTAAAACCTCACTGAGTTTAGGTAGTTTGCAGCGAGAGTTGTTTGTGCTGCCCGCTGCGTTAGACCTAGCCGAAATCCAAGACATGCCCGTAGTTCCGGAGCATTTAGCTCGGGATCCGATCAATCCATGGAAGCTTAGCGATCACTTACACGCACTTGGCAAACGACTAGGAGCTGATGTTGTTTTCATAGACCTTCGAGCTGGACTGAGTGAGTTGGCGAGCCCTATTCTGTTCGATCCACGCATTGATCATTTTTTCGTCACAACAGTGGCACCTCAGTCGGTACTAGGAATGGCGGAGGTACTGCGGCGCCTATACGCCAACAATCAGCTGTTGCCTGATGACTGGCAGGATGCAGCGCGCCCTACGGTGGTACTTAGTCTCTTGACAAAAGAATTACGCGATGCGGGACTCTACGAAAAAGCACTGAAAACGCTGGGGGCGGCGTATCCGACTGAGGATCCGCTAACGCCATCAGTGCAATGGCTTGAGGCTGAATTTCTGAGCACATTAATGTCAATTGGCTCACTTCGCGAGGCAATAGAGAACCTACCTCAGTCTCAACGTCTCTTTTCCAGTGCTACTGATTGGGCGCACGCCCTGTATGCCCAGAATCCACTCGAAGGCTCACAACTCTCTGCAACTGATACCAGCGAAGTATTAGCTCGCCAGAAGTCTGCAGAGCAGCTATTTGAAGTCTGCAAGGCTGCTGAATTTGCCGAGGGAAACCAAGCTAGTTCAATTCTCTCAACGGAGCCCTTGCTTAACTTAGGAAAACATTTCGCTCACGCGCTTCCGAACGTACTAATGATCGGCGCTAAAGGTGCCGGGAAGACCTTCACTTTCCGCCAAGTAGTGCTTGCAGGATCATGGCGAAATTTTTTGGGGAAACTTGGCTTTGATCCAACGAATACAGGTGATGCATCCATTTTTCCGGCACTGTGGTCAGACAACATCACAGACAAACCCAGTGGAGAAATCAAGACAGCACAAAGCCGAGCAGTTGAATCTATTGGAGGCGACAAAAAAAGTTTGCTTAGTGGAAACGAACTACGCAAACATATTGAAGCAGCACTTCAGGATCCACCCAAGTATTGGGATGATTTTTGGGATGAGCTTATCGCTGCCCAATTTGGGTTTCCCCATGGGAGTTTGAAAGATGTTAACGAAGCCTTCATTAGTAAATCTGTACGTACAGTTTTGGTTTTTGATGGTATCGAAGACGTGTTCAGTGATGCAGATGTATACCCCGCAGGTGACGCCATACAGGCGTTACTCAGATTACCCAACCGCATTGATGAGCTAGCCAATCCACATTTAGGTGCTTTGGTCTTTGTGCGAATTGACTATGTGCAGTCAACTATTCGGCAAAACACCGGACAGTGGTTACAACGGTTTCAACCATTTAGACTGCATTGGAATGCTGAAAGCTTTTTGCGCCTTGCATACATGCTGAGTAGTCAAGCAGGTCTTCACTCATCGACGCGCTCCCCCGAATCCCTGCATCTAGAAGAGTTAAAACTCGAGTTGGAGCTACTGTGGGGTAAGAAACTGGGTAACGAGAAGTCTAAAGAAGCACATTCCGCGAGATGGGTATATGCAGCGCTCTGCGACCTAAAGGGAAATGTTCAGGCGCGAGATTTAGTCCGCTTCTTAAAGTTCGCAGCAGACGAAGAAGTGAAACGTACAGGACCAACTGCGCCAAAACGAGTTTTAGCACCTGAATCCATGCGTAAGGCTGTACCTCGTTGCAGTGAAGAAAAGGTGACCGAAGCTAAAGCGGAGATCGCTTCACTCAGAAGATGGTCAGAGCTGATGACGGAAAAAAACATCCGTAATTTGAAAGTACCTTTTAGCGCATCCCTAGCTGGTCTGGATGCCGGCACATTAAGCACGTTGCAAGAAATCGGCGTGATTTACGAGGACCTCGATGGAAAACTGGGAGATGAGCGATTGTTCCTGCCAGAAATCTATAGGTATGGACTCGGATTTGAAACATCTGCGGCAGGCCGTCCACGCATGCAAGCACTGCTTAAAAAGAACATAGGAGTGATACCTCTTTAG
- a CDS encoding thymidylate synthase: protein MTSPTPQRPVRSQYEDFMRHVHTTGVFKPDRTGTGTTSVFGHQMRFDLNEGFPLVTTKKVHLRSIIQELLWFLTGSSNNNWLKERGVTIWDEWANPETGDLGPVYGVQWRSWPTPDGGHIDQIADVIKTLKSNPDSRRIIVSAWNVAELNKMALMPCHAFFQFYVAPAETESGKGRLSCQLYQRSADIFLGVPFNIASYALLTHMVAQQCDLEVGDFIWTGGDCHIYSNHREQVELQLSRAPMAYPTLHIKRKPESIFDYQFEDFEVEGYECHPAIKAPVAV, encoded by the coding sequence ATGACCAGCCCTACTCCCCAGCGCCCTGTGCGCAGCCAGTACGAAGACTTCATGCGCCATGTGCACACGACGGGTGTGTTCAAACCAGACCGCACCGGCACAGGCACCACCAGCGTGTTCGGGCACCAGATGCGGTTTGACCTGAACGAAGGCTTTCCCCTGGTCACCACCAAAAAAGTGCACCTGCGCAGCATCATCCAAGAGCTGCTGTGGTTTCTGACCGGGTCGAGCAACAACAACTGGCTCAAAGAGCGCGGCGTCACCATCTGGGACGAATGGGCCAACCCCGAAACCGGTGACCTGGGCCCGGTCTACGGCGTCCAGTGGCGCAGCTGGCCCACGCCGGATGGTGGCCACATTGACCAGATTGCCGACGTCATCAAAACCCTCAAGAGCAACCCTGACAGCCGCCGCATCATCGTGAGCGCCTGGAACGTGGCCGAGCTCAACAAAATGGCGCTGATGCCCTGCCACGCGTTCTTCCAGTTTTATGTGGCGCCGGCCGAAACTGAAAGCGGAAAAGGCCGCCTCAGCTGCCAGCTGTACCAGCGCAGTGCCGACATATTTTTGGGCGTGCCCTTCAACATTGCCAGCTACGCCCTGCTCACGCACATGGTGGCGCAGCAGTGCGATCTGGAGGTGGGCGACTTTATCTGGACGGGTGGCGACTGCCACATCTACAGCAACCACCGCGAGCAGGTGGAACTGCAGCTGAGCCGCGCGCCGATGGCTTACCCCACCCTGCATATCAAGCGCAAGCCTGAGAGCATCTTCGACTACCAGTTTGAAGACTTTGAGGTCGAGGGCTACGAGTGCCACCCCGCCATCAAGGCACCGGTTGCGGTGTGA
- a CDS encoding malic enzyme-like NAD(P)-binding protein — MSLIETQMAAPTAAGAEQPPQGQAAEAAFNLHEAALAYHRARDSDDIGGKIEIHVTKPVGSQDDLSLAYSPGVAVPCLEIERDPELAYQYTAKGNLVAVITNGTAVLGLGNIGALAGKPVMEGKAVLFKRFAGIDAFDIEIDETDPQKLINTIASLHPTFGGINLEDIKAPECFEIERALRARLSIPVFHDDQHGTAIVVAAGLINALRLQGKTLEAATLVCNGAGAAANACLELLVSLGAKKSNIVVCDSKGVIYVGRGAKGDDGEKAAWARDTAARTLADALQGADVFLGLSGPGVVSQDMVRSMAAKPVVFALANPEPEIRPELVMAAAADAITATGRSDYPNQVNNALCFPYLFRAALDVGAPQINEDMKKAAVLALADLAREDAAFSKDKLLPTLLDKRLLQSVSLRVAQAAVNSGSARRPFDAVSYQARLEQLARKLART; from the coding sequence ATGTCCCTCATCGAAACCCAGATGGCCGCTCCCACCGCAGCGGGCGCCGAGCAACCACCACAAGGCCAGGCTGCTGAAGCTGCCTTTAATCTGCACGAAGCCGCGCTGGCCTACCACCGCGCCCGTGATTCAGACGACATCGGCGGCAAGATCGAGATCCATGTCACCAAGCCCGTGGGCAGCCAGGACGACCTGTCCTTGGCCTACTCGCCCGGTGTGGCCGTGCCCTGCCTCGAGATTGAGCGCGACCCCGAGCTTGCGTACCAATACACCGCCAAAGGCAACCTGGTGGCTGTGATCACCAACGGCACCGCGGTGCTGGGTCTGGGCAACATTGGTGCGCTGGCCGGCAAGCCGGTGATGGAAGGCAAGGCCGTGCTGTTCAAACGCTTTGCCGGCATCGATGCGTTTGACATCGAGATCGACGAGACCGACCCGCAAAAACTCATTAACACCATTGCCAGCCTGCACCCCACGTTTGGCGGCATCAACCTCGAAGACATCAAGGCGCCCGAGTGCTTTGAGATCGAGCGCGCGCTGCGGGCCCGCTTGTCGATCCCTGTGTTTCATGACGACCAACACGGCACCGCCATCGTGGTGGCCGCCGGCTTGATCAATGCGCTGCGCCTGCAAGGCAAAACCCTGGAAGCTGCGACCCTGGTGTGCAACGGCGCGGGTGCCGCTGCCAACGCCTGCCTGGAGTTGCTGGTCAGCCTGGGTGCCAAAAAATCCAACATCGTGGTGTGCGACTCCAAGGGCGTAATTTACGTAGGCCGTGGCGCCAAGGGCGATGACGGCGAAAAAGCCGCTTGGGCCCGCGACACTGCCGCCCGCACCCTAGCCGATGCGCTGCAAGGCGCCGATGTGTTTCTGGGCCTGTCCGGCCCCGGTGTGGTCAGCCAAGACATGGTGCGCAGCATGGCCGCCAAGCCGGTGGTGTTTGCGTTGGCCAACCCTGAGCCTGAAATCCGCCCTGAACTGGTCATGGCTGCCGCGGCAGACGCCATCACCGCCACCGGCCGGTCAGACTACCCCAACCAGGTCAATAACGCACTGTGCTTCCCGTACCTGTTCCGCGCTGCGCTGGACGTGGGCGCGCCGCAAATCAATGAAGACATGAAGAAGGCCGCGGTGTTGGCGCTGGCCGATCTGGCCCGTGAAGACGCTGCCTTCAGCAAAGACAAGCTTCTGCCCACTTTGCTGGACAAGCGCTTGTTGCAAAGCGTGTCCTTGCGGGTGGCTCAAGCCGCAGTGAACAGCGGCAGCGCCCGCCGCCCGTTTGATGCAGTGAGCTACCAAGCCCGCTTGGAGCAACTGGCCCGCAAACTGGCCCGGACCTGA
- a CDS encoding MFS transporter produces the protein MAHLILLGIVYVSFISLGLPDGILGVAWPAIRTDMGQPLAAVGAITITMTICSATASFFAGAIAKRMGTGAVVATSCLMTALALLGFSVAPSFGWLVALAVPLGLGAGAVDASLNHFVAAHYSSRHMNWLHGFWGVGATTGPLIMGMALASSGGWALGVRSIGLMQLTLAVALFGTLALWAKEHAKPPASEDTHGEAAFKPVRPLATWLAPTLFLFYVAAEMGTGLWAASILVTDRSLTQAQAGIWVSVYFGSITAGRFAVGLIANRLGNRRLVRLGIWVAAAGALMFALPGVFGGAASFGLVLMGLGCAPIFPSLMHETARRFPEDVARTVIGRQMTFSYAGGSVIPAGFGLLATWAGLGAVMPVVVVILLALLALAAALDRMT, from the coding sequence GTGGCGCATTTGATTCTTCTGGGCATTGTGTATGTGTCCTTCATCAGTTTGGGGCTGCCGGACGGCATTCTGGGTGTAGCGTGGCCTGCCATTCGCACCGACATGGGCCAGCCCTTGGCGGCGGTGGGTGCTATCACCATCACCATGACCATTTGCTCGGCTACCGCAAGCTTTTTTGCGGGGGCGATTGCCAAGCGCATGGGCACCGGTGCCGTGGTGGCTACCAGTTGCCTGATGACAGCACTGGCCTTGCTAGGCTTTTCGGTCGCGCCCTCTTTCGGCTGGCTGGTAGCACTTGCGGTGCCGCTGGGCTTGGGTGCTGGCGCGGTGGATGCCAGCTTGAACCACTTTGTAGCGGCCCACTATTCGTCCCGCCACATGAACTGGCTGCATGGCTTCTGGGGCGTGGGGGCTACCACCGGCCCACTGATCATGGGCATGGCACTCGCCAGCAGTGGCGGCTGGGCGCTCGGGGTGCGCAGCATCGGGCTGATGCAATTGACGCTCGCCGTGGCACTGTTTGGCACGCTGGCGCTCTGGGCTAAAGAACACGCCAAGCCGCCAGCCAGTGAAGACACGCATGGCGAGGCGGCTTTCAAACCCGTGCGCCCGCTGGCTACTTGGTTGGCGCCCACCTTGTTTTTGTTTTATGTAGCGGCCGAGATGGGCACTGGCCTGTGGGCGGCCAGTATTCTGGTGACCGACCGTAGCCTTACGCAGGCGCAGGCCGGCATCTGGGTGTCGGTGTATTTCGGCTCTATCACCGCCGGGCGTTTTGCGGTGGGGCTGATCGCCAACCGGCTGGGCAACCGCCGGCTGGTGCGGCTGGGCATTTGGGTGGCTGCGGCGGGTGCGCTGATGTTTGCACTGCCCGGCGTGTTTGGCGGCGCGGCCAGCTTCGGGCTGGTGCTCATGGGCTTGGGCTGTGCGCCGATATTCCCGTCGCTCATGCACGAGACCGCACGCCGCTTTCCGGAAGACGTGGCCCGCACCGTCATTGGCCGGCAAATGACCTTTTCCTACGCCGGTGGCTCGGTCATTCCCGCAGGTTTCGGGCTGCTAGCTACCTGGGCCGGCTTGGGCGCGGTGATGCCAGTAGTAGTGGTCATCCTGCTGGCGCTGCTGGCACTGGCCGCAGCGCTCGACCGGATGACCTGA
- a CDS encoding FAD-binding oxidoreductase: MTATDTLRDTLRATLRTLVGDAHVLTEGDLTAYEQDWRKRERGRALAVVRPGTTEEVAAVVKACAAAGVSLVPQGGNTGMVVGSIPDASGTQVLLSLQRLNRIRTIDAANLTVTVEAGCVLQTLQEACEKEGFLFPLSLAAEGSCTIGGNLATNAGGTQVVRYGNTRELCLGLEVVTAQGEVWSGLTGLRKDNTGYDLRHLFIGSEGTLGVITAATLRMYPMPASQLTAFAAVPSLDAAVELLGLAHKHLNAGLTGFEVMGDFALGLVRKHFPQQNVPFGGMSPYCVVLENSDHESESHAREQFERLLEAALEQGCVLDAVVAENIAQARALWHIRESIPLAQAQEGLNIKHDISIAVSRIPAFVAETDALLEQHFPGARLVNYGHLGDGNLHYNVQAPDSADAEAFLRDQEGPINALVYEVVDRYNGSISAEHGIGSLKREKLAHHKSPVALGAMRAIKGALDPHNLLNPGRVLAVD, from the coding sequence ATGACTGCCACTGACACTTTGCGCGATACCTTGCGCGCCACCCTGCGCACCCTCGTGGGCGATGCGCATGTACTGACCGAGGGCGACCTCACCGCTTACGAGCAAGACTGGCGCAAACGCGAGCGCGGACGCGCCTTGGCGGTGGTGCGCCCGGGCACGACTGAAGAAGTTGCCGCAGTGGTCAAAGCCTGCGCGGCAGCCGGTGTGAGCTTGGTGCCGCAGGGCGGCAACACCGGCATGGTGGTGGGCTCGATTCCCGATGCCAGCGGCACCCAAGTGCTGCTGAGCCTGCAGCGCCTGAACCGTATCCGCACCATCGACGCGGCCAACCTGACCGTGACGGTAGAGGCCGGCTGCGTGCTGCAAACCCTGCAAGAGGCCTGCGAGAAAGAAGGCTTTTTATTCCCCCTGAGCTTGGCTGCCGAGGGCAGCTGCACCATTGGCGGCAACCTGGCCACCAATGCCGGCGGTACCCAAGTGGTGCGCTACGGCAACACCCGCGAACTGTGCCTTGGCCTGGAGGTGGTGACTGCGCAAGGCGAAGTCTGGAGCGGCTTGACCGGCCTGCGCAAAGACAACACCGGCTACGACCTGCGCCACCTGTTTATTGGCTCCGAAGGCACGCTGGGCGTGATCACCGCGGCCACCTTGCGCATGTACCCGATGCCGGCTTCGCAGCTCACCGCGTTTGCGGCCGTGCCCTCGCTCGATGCTGCGGTGGAGTTGCTGGGCCTGGCCCACAAACACCTGAACGCCGGCCTCACCGGCTTTGAGGTGATGGGCGACTTTGCGCTGGGCCTGGTGCGCAAACACTTTCCGCAGCAAAACGTGCCGTTTGGTGGAATGAGTCCTTACTGCGTGGTGCTCGAGAACTCAGATCACGAGTCTGAAAGCCATGCGCGTGAGCAGTTCGAGCGCCTGCTGGAAGCCGCACTCGAGCAAGGCTGTGTGCTCGACGCCGTGGTGGCAGAAAACATTGCCCAGGCCCGCGCGCTGTGGCACATCCGCGAGAGCATTCCGCTGGCCCAGGCCCAAGAGGGCCTGAACATCAAGCACGATATCTCGATTGCAGTGTCACGCATCCCGGCCTTTGTGGCAGAAACCGATGCACTGCTGGAACAACACTTTCCCGGCGCGCGGCTGGTCAACTACGGCCACTTGGGCGACGGCAACCTGCACTACAACGTACAGGCCCCTGACAGCGCAGATGCCGAAGCGTTTTTGCGTGATCAGGAAGGTCCGATCAATGCGCTGGTCTACGAAGTGGTGGACCGCTACAACGGCTCGATTTCGGCAGAGCACGGCATCGGCAGCTTGAAACGCGAAAAGCTGGCCCACCACAAATCACCCGTGGCCTTGGGCGCCATGCGCGCCATCAAGGGCGCGCTGGACCCCCACAACCTGTTGAACCCGGGCCGAGTGCTCGCTGTTGACTAG
- a CDS encoding DUF2069 domain-containing protein has protein sequence MTAATPAPYVVAARWAAVASLIGLIVLGLVWELWLAPTGRGTLALKVLPLCIPLAGLLKSRMYTYRWLSLMVWLYFTEGVVRAWSDKAPGNWLALIEVALCIVLFVACTFHIRLRLKAGKALQPNPDNTTHPPSPSV, from the coding sequence GTGACTGCTGCTACCCCTGCCCCCTATGTTGTTGCTGCCCGCTGGGCTGCTGTTGCTAGCCTGATCGGCCTGATCGTGCTGGGCCTTGTCTGGGAGCTGTGGCTGGCCCCTACCGGCCGCGGCACGCTGGCGCTGAAGGTGCTACCCCTGTGTATTCCGCTGGCGGGCTTGCTCAAAAGCCGCATGTACACCTACCGGTGGCTGAGCCTGATGGTGTGGCTGTATTTCACCGAAGGCGTGGTGCGCGCTTGGAGCGACAAGGCGCCGGGCAATTGGCTGGCCTTGATCGAGGTAGCACTGTGCATCGTGCTGTTTGTGGCCTGCACTTTCCATATCCGTTTGCGGCTGAAGGCGGGCAAAGCCTTGCAGCCTAATCCTGACAACACGACCCACCCCCCCTCCCCCTCTGTATGA
- a CDS encoding substrate-binding periplasmic protein — protein MGFAKCIFYAVLACGGLTMGAAAHAQCTRMVVAADPTYPPLHWYDGETLQGASIEIAKRVLTDLKIDFEIRSPGPFPRVMALAERGEVDMVATLKKTPEREAFLLYPKTVVLQNPVAAFTMRNLPWVYRDRADLIGRRGAIARGNVFGGGLDEYIHEKLSVQEVSRPEASFGLMELGRVEYFITGYYTGMALLWKRGDNTGFVAVEPFLVDTPNYLALTRKGNCADKLEQIDARLAVLKKAGVLDEILRASIQRWKARPVMVER, from the coding sequence ATGGGGTTTGCCAAATGCATTTTTTACGCGGTGTTGGCCTGTGGGGGGCTGACCATGGGGGCTGCCGCGCACGCACAGTGCACCCGCATGGTGGTGGCGGCTGACCCGACCTACCCGCCATTGCATTGGTATGACGGCGAAACCCTGCAAGGCGCCAGCATCGAGATTGCCAAGCGGGTACTCACCGATTTAAAAATCGACTTTGAAATCCGCAGCCCGGGCCCTTTCCCACGGGTGATGGCGTTGGCAGAGCGCGGCGAGGTCGACATGGTGGCCACGCTCAAGAAAACCCCTGAGCGCGAAGCCTTTTTGCTGTACCCCAAAACGGTGGTGCTGCAAAACCCAGTCGCGGCTTTTACGATGCGCAACCTGCCGTGGGTCTACCGCGACCGCGCGGATCTGATTGGCCGGCGCGGCGCCATTGCACGCGGCAACGTATTTGGCGGGGGGCTGGATGAATACATCCACGAAAAACTCAGCGTGCAAGAAGTCAGCCGGCCCGAGGCCAGCTTCGGGCTCATGGAGCTCGGGCGCGTGGAGTACTTTATTACCGGCTACTACACCGGCATGGCCCTGCTCTGGAAGCGGGGCGACAACACCGGCTTTGTGGCCGTGGAACCCTTTTTGGTAGATACCCCCAACTACCTGGCCCTGACTCGCAAAGGCAACTGCGCCGACAAGCTCGAGCAGATTGACGCGCGCCTGGCCGTGCTCAAAAAGGCCGGTGTGTTGGATGAGATTTTGCGCGCCAGCATCCAGCGCTGGAAGGCCCGCCCGGTGATGGTGGAGCGATAG
- a CDS encoding YihY family inner membrane protein, with the protein MQAKPLFTSWLKDIASIPWRDAAVMLRERFREDRLGLTASSLTFTTTIALVPLITVALAVFTAFPMFAKFQDVLQRWLIESLVPDNIARQVLGYLNQFAGKASRLGVAGLAILLGTALALIFTIDRTLNSIWRVKKPRPFGQRVLVYWAAVTLGPLLLGASLSITSYAITASKGVVGGLPGGITFLLDSLQFGLVAAGTAAMFHYVPNTYVRWGHAWMGGLFVSAGMELARKGLAMYLAKVPTYSVVYGAFATVPILLIWIYVAWVIVLLGAALTAYLPSLLAGVPRRKLGHGWQFQLALEVLQMLDTAKGAEDRGLTLSTLRLALRVDSQRLEPVLQTLQELDWVGQLQESTDRDGQARYVLLADLGQTVLEPLMQRLLLTPEPFTENLWKLGRWRTTSVREALQKE; encoded by the coding sequence ATGCAAGCCAAACCCCTGTTTACCTCTTGGTTGAAAGACATCGCCAGCATTCCGTGGCGAGACGCGGCCGTCATGCTGCGCGAGCGTTTCCGTGAGGACCGGCTCGGCCTCACCGCCAGCAGCCTGACCTTTACCACCACGATTGCGCTGGTGCCCCTGATCACGGTGGCGCTGGCAGTGTTTACCGCCTTCCCGATGTTTGCCAAGTTTCAGGATGTGCTGCAGCGCTGGCTGATCGAGAGCCTGGTGCCCGACAACATTGCCCGCCAAGTGCTGGGCTACCTGAACCAGTTTGCCGGCAAGGCCAGCCGACTGGGGGTGGCCGGGCTCGCAATATTGCTGGGCACTGCGTTGGCGTTGATATTCACCATCGACCGCACACTCAACAGCATCTGGCGCGTGAAAAAGCCCCGACCGTTTGGCCAGCGTGTGTTGGTCTACTGGGCTGCTGTGACCCTGGGGCCCCTGTTGCTGGGGGCCAGCCTGTCGATTACCTCGTATGCCATCACGGCCTCCAAGGGGGTGGTGGGTGGCTTGCCGGGGGGCATCACGTTTTTGCTCGATAGCCTGCAGTTCGGGCTGGTGGCGGCTGGCACCGCGGCCATGTTTCATTACGTGCCCAACACCTATGTGCGCTGGGGCCATGCGTGGATGGGTGGGCTGTTTGTGTCTGCAGGCATGGAGCTGGCGCGCAAGGGGCTGGCCATGTACCTTGCCAAGGTGCCAACGTATTCGGTGGTGTACGGTGCGTTTGCCACCGTGCCGATTTTGCTGATCTGGATCTATGTGGCCTGGGTCATCGTGCTGCTAGGTGCCGCACTCACGGCCTATTTGCCCAGCCTATTGGCTGGTGTGCCACGCCGCAAGCTGGGTCACGGCTGGCAGTTTCAGCTGGCGCTCGAGGTGCTGCAGATGCTGGACACGGCCAAAGGCGCCGAAGACCGCGGGCTGACCTTGTCGACCCTGCGCCTGGCTCTGCGGGTGGACTCGCAACGCCTAGAGCCGGTGCTGCAAACCCTGCAAGAGCTGGACTGGGTAGGCCAGCTGCAAGAGTCCACCGACCGAGATGGCCAAGCACGCTATGTATTGCTAGCCGATCTGGGCCAAACCGTGCTGGAGCCCCTGATGCAGCGCCTGCTGCTGACGCCCGAGCCGTTTACTGAGAATTTATGGAAATTAGGCCGCTGGCGCACGACCAGTGTGCGTGAGGCGCTACAGAAAGAGTAG